The following proteins come from a genomic window of Methanocella conradii HZ254:
- a CDS encoding ABC transporter substrate-binding protein, whose translation MATKLRLLASCALLLIIIMSAGCTQTSNPTPTPVVTHESAVKFIDSSGIEITLPHEARRIIATNSDCAEMLIAIGAGDRIVGVSDTVINNKLLMQQLPANVANVGSWSTPNVEVMASLKPDVIVCYAYANKPKNIEEIWAANLTIVSLDCYKLSTLTADARALGMMTGKSEKAEEYVAFLEKYLKMVKDRTAKLNASERPLVYWESYTAYSTVGKNAAGDQMIAFTGGANIAGDNTTTYPKVNAEWIINRNPSFIIKTFSANDVSTSEDAGRILSGVTSRPGFEKVDAVKSGHVYAMSGNIASGARSIIGIVYLAKLFHPELYEDIDPNAVLKEYAEKYVPGADKAIYVYPPISS comes from the coding sequence ATGGCTACAAAGCTACGGTTGCTAGCTTCATGCGCGCTACTGCTCATCATTATCATGAGCGCGGGGTGTACACAAACCTCTAATCCTACTCCTACACCAGTTGTCACTCACGAAAGCGCGGTAAAGTTTATCGACTCAAGCGGCATCGAGATTACGCTGCCCCACGAGGCTCGACGAATCATAGCGACTAACTCTGACTGCGCCGAAATGCTCATCGCCATAGGGGCTGGCGACCGAATCGTAGGCGTCTCGGACACGGTTATAAACAATAAGCTATTAATGCAGCAGCTTCCGGCAAATGTGGCTAACGTAGGGAGCTGGTCGACTCCAAACGTGGAGGTCATGGCGTCCCTTAAGCCCGACGTCATCGTATGCTACGCTTACGCGAACAAGCCTAAAAACATCGAGGAGATTTGGGCCGCAAACCTCACGATTGTAAGCCTGGATTGCTATAAGCTAAGCACTCTCACGGCAGATGCGAGGGCCCTGGGCATGATGACCGGCAAAAGCGAGAAAGCCGAGGAATACGTTGCCTTCCTGGAAAAGTACCTTAAAATGGTAAAAGACAGGACAGCAAAGCTAAACGCTAGCGAAAGGCCTCTGGTGTACTGGGAGTCGTATACGGCATACTCTACGGTGGGCAAGAATGCGGCTGGCGATCAGATGATAGCATTTACAGGAGGCGCGAATATCGCAGGAGATAATACTACAACCTACCCGAAAGTAAATGCAGAGTGGATTATCAACAGGAATCCGTCGTTCATAATAAAGACGTTCTCTGCGAACGATGTAAGCACAAGCGAGGATGCTGGCCGGATATTATCGGGAGTGACATCGCGGCCTGGCTTTGAAAAGGTCGATGCAGTGAAAAGCGGCCACGTTTACGCTATGTCCGGTAACATTGCGTCAGGGGCAAGAAGCATCATCGGGATAGTATACCTTGCAAAGCTTTTCCATCCTGAGCTATATGAGGACATTGATCCCAACGCAGTGCTAAAGGAGTATGCAGAAAAGTACGTGCCCGGAGCGGATAAGGCGATATATGTGTATCCGCCGATTAGCTCATAG
- a CDS encoding DUF3344 domain-containing protein — MTFQTVGLVNPPVSCEFELPGEVEWARVYTGVWGGTPKYRGWAQVQVNDHLFDRAILYGEDDTNDNVFVTGYGVYWIAYDATSWLKKGDNKVTVNTSQRDPESKIDGRVYAIFVVAAIKDTKGKVTEYWVTEGNVNLHSTGWTAGTNANELDDTSVTFSGVDTSGEKATLTTIELTGTRGQPDYIQLNGKDLGSPPADQSLYLPGAIDIGDECSFNANGGTGVSSRYVDVETFDVTGKLTGHDTLTFQRGRDLNGDGEITTTGDKPEGEDYIHPVFAMITVQKAKTAATGPDLAIEGVSAVNAYEGETGQLVATLKNLGTTVDSADVTFSVDGKELTTRHVAVDKSGIQQVSADWKATSGEHVIKVEARVDGDTDASNNVGSATIKVGSLPDLVLTMSAPTRPGASNQAGTPFILTAIGIVLTFALVSLRPPGKRPRSILPAIVLLSVALIALQYSLPAVQAADDSGLYLLPVSVKNIGGSNTPAFNLTIYIDGHKAALKSINEGVRAGEEKKLDIPLYSSSGKHKIKVIADEAGLIKEANKANNVAEADYDLP, encoded by the coding sequence TTGACCTTCCAGACGGTGGGACTGGTGAACCCCCCTGTTTCATGCGAGTTCGAATTACCAGGGGAGGTGGAATGGGCCCGAGTATACACGGGTGTGTGGGGGGGAACGCCAAAATACCGTGGCTGGGCCCAGGTACAGGTAAACGACCATCTCTTTGATAGGGCTATACTCTATGGCGAGGACGATACCAATGACAACGTTTTCGTGACAGGGTACGGGGTCTACTGGATAGCGTATGACGCCACGAGCTGGCTGAAGAAAGGGGATAATAAGGTTACCGTTAATACGAGCCAGCGCGACCCGGAGAGCAAGATAGACGGGCGAGTATATGCTATATTTGTCGTCGCAGCAATAAAGGATACGAAAGGGAAGGTCACCGAATATTGGGTTACCGAGGGGAACGTTAACCTGCATAGCACAGGGTGGACGGCCGGGACTAACGCTAACGAGCTAGACGATACGTCAGTCACGTTCAGCGGCGTGGACACAAGCGGCGAAAAGGCTACCCTCACGACTATTGAGCTTACCGGAACGCGGGGCCAGCCAGACTACATACAATTAAACGGGAAAGACCTTGGCTCTCCACCTGCCGACCAGTCCTTATACCTTCCTGGCGCCATTGACATAGGGGACGAGTGCTCATTCAACGCGAATGGCGGCACGGGCGTAAGCTCAAGATACGTGGACGTTGAGACGTTCGACGTGACAGGCAAGCTAACGGGCCATGACACCTTGACGTTCCAGAGAGGCCGGGACCTTAACGGAGACGGGGAGATAACGACAACAGGGGATAAGCCTGAAGGCGAAGACTACATCCACCCTGTATTCGCCATGATAACGGTTCAGAAAGCCAAGACAGCGGCGACCGGGCCTGACCTGGCCATAGAGGGCGTCTCGGCGGTGAACGCCTACGAGGGAGAGACCGGGCAGCTCGTGGCTACGCTTAAAAACCTGGGGACGACTGTGGACTCCGCCGACGTTACCTTTAGCGTGGACGGAAAAGAGCTTACGACCAGGCACGTGGCCGTCGATAAGAGCGGCATCCAGCAGGTTTCGGCAGACTGGAAAGCGACGAGCGGTGAGCACGTAATCAAAGTGGAAGCGCGCGTGGACGGCGATACTGACGCTTCTAATAATGTCGGGAGCGCGACTATAAAGGTGGGATCGCTTCCAGACCTCGTACTGACCATGAGCGCGCCGACGCGCCCCGGAGCATCCAACCAGGCAGGGACACCCTTCATCCTCACGGCCATAGGCATAGTCCTAACTTTCGCCTTGGTATCCCTCCGGCCTCCAGGAAAGCGCCCACGCTCCATCCTTCCGGCCATCGTATTACTCTCAGTAGCGTTGATAGCGCTGCAATACTCCTTGCCAGCGGTTCAGGCGGCTGACGACTCTGGCTTATACCTGCTGCCGGTGAGCGTGAAGAACATCGGGGGGAGCAATACTCCCGCCTTTAACCTGACCATCTACATAGACGGCCATAAAGCAGCGCTGAAATCGATAAATGAAGGGGTTAGGGCCGGGGAAGAGAAAAAGCTGGACATACCCCTGTATTCCTCTTCCGGCAAGCACAAGATAAAAGTGATAGCTGACGAGGCAGGACTAATAAAAGAGGCCAACAAGGCCAACAATGTGGCAGAGGCTGATTATGACCTGCCGTAA
- a CDS encoding DUF3344 domain-containing protein, whose amino-acid sequence MQGKGGLLYHLFTWILLMVFLVMAIPTLSNADSYVGGLLLTTVQSGTVSGGVYIDASPPEFGPHDVVKNFALPQYTGIQWARLYVSAYCGHMQNNYSLTITTYFDGNGDGTYDRVWMENQNMGFNFYANGGNDNSGQGGGTSDPFVTINDHTNRVTSDYIAWYDVTSLIESRTLNVRVNTTGYDGRIKVITLVVAYNDGDSDQIKYWVNEGHDADTYYSDEYLGEDYIGEAVFAGVPQGVSNATLTVNHMASSDGLYTFNGHDLPRYSSSNGDSYIQGSYSGYDVWNVTGLMSGESATLTYNRSGMGGTGEYSGQFYKIALAVLTVQPMPPSADFTANVTSGTAPLTVQFTDLSRNATSWSWDFNDDNVTDSTEQNPNFTYALPGNYTVKLTVAGPGGTDDEVKGNYIRVAVPPPPVASFTANVSSGYVPLTVQFTDTSTNATAWAWDFDDDGIADSNARNPCHTYNSPGNYTVRLEASNAGGNDTATMYIMAELPPPPIANFTLSPTTGTIPLTVQFTDMSIGATSWLWSFGDGNTSTEQNPAHTYYVAGNYTVSLTVANAGGNNTTIRDNAIFAKPPAPVAKFSSNKTIGIVPLTVQFTDMSIGATSWLWSFGDGNTSTEQNPAHTYYVAGNYTVSLTVANAGGADTVTKSDFINATDRPVFYIYHASLAGAVDDKPSFEIVAEALPRGLRSYQLNLSIETDIASIEEVTYPTWATVNNTSSDGSVFTLKATGVVGVGATNVILATVKVRCERPGEALLSLSDARMTDEDYRENVPILVDGRLAVYVPLNASFTASPVQGEVPLTVNFTDASTGTPGPSAWRWDFGDGNASTQRNSTHTYFTPGNYTVCLTISNEYCNDNASLTINVTSPRPIANFTFNVSSGPAPLTVQFTDLSIGATSWLWSFGDGNTSTDQNPVHTYYTPNGVSPPYTVRLTVSNAVGNDTKEMKELISVAYPLPVADFVASPTSGVLPLTVRFTDRSVHATSRLWDFGDDNTSTDENPSHTYYVAGNYTVKLTVTGPGGTANKTMIIRAGATPNCDLAISGSVSTIGQVVFAREPNTVYVYNVKNNGPEQSPQTEIEVRASDGFVGRTTVPPLASGTTKTITINDTTVRSSAGSSITYTATLDPDNVVSETNESNNVKASSAKSVVYNGYKGKRYWEGGSDVKTVKAYDIQGGIVYSFGDSVYVSGSFGASGWNSYTVNWAASDLKIPDNATVREARLYVPYTWDDNEVAPDHVHITFNGQVVPYEHWYHDVSNFGAYSNYVYGLLTYNVTPAFKKNANNKALFTRDGSPNEKISMAGFTLAVVYEDASTTRKQIFMNEEFDLLGADPTGYGTNSSEATAYVPFSGMSIDTANVSRAYLITFVPWGNGPEGNLLFNGNIIASNVWDHGPSYGPQVAVDSRDVKQYLKSSGNEAGIQSTVGSTPCMAAVQEFLIVEYNTPGAEPDETLNETVTIGKGNAVNPGSTPSTEEGPGESSAPSAVPMATTKAQDTAKTIMLIILLMITITTASGLIIYYVISGGKVPLKVGIPIIMAITVLLSLMGGFVVGQSSNGAAAGNTTISGGIHGVPNATFSVVSAIRDIQDDNVSNTAPDYPADFQADNGLLFVHEKGDPVRLDGLSIRLESNGEEVTIDSSDTMPEGACTSKKASRYIEEMGDGDGTVSTGEWLMLYADGCLESDKGKAISWSINGKHLELYQGDTCNYTIVDDASGGVIQEGEFQFSV is encoded by the coding sequence ATGCAGGGTAAAGGGGGGCTTCTTTATCATCTCTTCACATGGATTTTACTTATGGTCTTTTTAGTGATGGCCATACCTACGCTGTCGAATGCCGATAGCTACGTGGGCGGCCTGCTGCTTACCACGGTGCAGAGCGGCACGGTTTCGGGAGGGGTCTATATAGATGCTTCGCCGCCAGAGTTCGGGCCGCACGACGTGGTAAAAAACTTCGCGCTTCCACAATACACTGGAATACAGTGGGCCCGCCTATACGTTTCCGCATACTGCGGGCACATGCAGAATAACTATTCTCTTACGATTACCACTTATTTCGATGGAAATGGCGACGGAACGTACGACAGGGTATGGATGGAAAACCAGAACATGGGATTTAATTTTTATGCAAATGGGGGAAACGATAATAGCGGCCAGGGTGGAGGGACTAGCGATCCATTCGTTACTATTAACGACCATACCAATCGAGTGACCAGCGATTACATTGCATGGTATGACGTGACGTCTTTAATAGAGTCAAGAACTTTGAACGTTCGAGTAAATACAACCGGGTACGATGGAAGGATAAAGGTCATCACCCTCGTGGTGGCCTACAACGATGGCGACTCTGACCAGATAAAATACTGGGTGAACGAGGGGCATGATGCCGACACCTATTACAGCGATGAGTACCTCGGTGAAGACTACATTGGAGAAGCCGTTTTTGCTGGTGTGCCGCAAGGCGTCAGCAATGCAACGCTCACGGTCAACCACATGGCGAGCAGCGACGGCCTATACACGTTTAACGGCCACGACCTTCCAAGGTACAGCTCGTCAAACGGCGATTCGTACATCCAGGGCTCCTACTCTGGGTACGACGTCTGGAACGTCACCGGTTTAATGTCTGGCGAGTCGGCGACGCTCACGTATAACCGCTCAGGCATGGGCGGCACCGGCGAGTACAGCGGCCAATTCTATAAGATAGCCCTGGCAGTGCTCACAGTACAGCCAATGCCGCCATCAGCTGACTTCACGGCCAACGTGACTTCAGGAACGGCGCCACTCACCGTACAGTTCACCGACCTTTCCAGGAATGCCACGTCGTGGAGCTGGGACTTTAACGATGATAACGTGACGGATAGCACGGAACAAAACCCGAATTTCACGTATGCCCTGCCGGGCAACTACACCGTAAAGCTTACCGTGGCGGGGCCTGGTGGCACGGATGACGAGGTAAAGGGAAATTACATACGGGTAGCCGTTCCCCCTCCCCCTGTGGCTAGCTTTACCGCTAACGTTAGCTCCGGCTATGTCCCGCTCACAGTACAGTTCACCGACACGTCAACGAACGCCACGGCGTGGGCGTGGGACTTCGACGATGATGGCATAGCTGATAGCAATGCGAGGAATCCTTGCCACACCTATAATTCGCCGGGAAACTATACGGTTAGGCTCGAAGCATCCAATGCGGGAGGAAACGATACGGCGACCATGTATATTATGGCTGAACTGCCGCCTCCGCCCATCGCAAATTTTACACTAAGCCCGACCACCGGAACTATACCACTGACAGTACAGTTCACGGATATGTCGATTGGCGCCACGTCGTGGCTGTGGAGTTTTGGCGACGGGAACACCTCAACCGAACAGAACCCCGCCCACACCTACTACGTAGCAGGCAACTACACGGTAAGCCTAACGGTCGCCAACGCCGGCGGCAATAACACGACGATTAGGGATAACGCCATCTTCGCGAAGCCTCCGGCACCAGTGGCGAAGTTCAGCTCCAATAAGACCATCGGCATAGTGCCCCTGACAGTACAGTTCACGGATATGTCGATTGGCGCCACGTCGTGGCTGTGGAGTTTTGGCGACGGGAACACCTCAACCGAACAGAACCCCGCCCACACCTACTACGTAGCAGGCAACTACACGGTAAGCCTAACGGTCGCCAACGCCGGCGGGGCCGACACGGTGACAAAGAGCGATTTCATCAACGCTACTGATAGGCCAGTATTCTATATTTACCACGCCTCGCTCGCAGGAGCCGTGGACGATAAGCCGTCTTTTGAGATAGTCGCCGAAGCGCTTCCGAGAGGCCTGAGGTCTTACCAGCTTAACCTGTCAATAGAGACGGATATAGCGAGCATAGAGGAAGTCACTTATCCTACATGGGCTACGGTAAATAATACGTCTTCAGATGGCAGCGTCTTTACACTAAAAGCTACGGGAGTGGTAGGGGTCGGGGCGACAAACGTCATTCTTGCGACGGTCAAGGTCAGATGCGAGAGACCTGGCGAGGCTTTGCTGTCATTAAGCGACGCAAGGATGACCGACGAGGATTACCGAGAAAACGTGCCAATCCTGGTAGATGGGAGGCTGGCGGTATACGTTCCCTTGAACGCCAGCTTCACGGCCAGCCCCGTACAGGGAGAAGTGCCGCTTACCGTGAATTTTACGGACGCCTCCACTGGAACGCCCGGGCCTTCAGCGTGGCGCTGGGACTTCGGGGATGGCAACGCGTCGACCCAGCGTAACTCGACACACACCTACTTCACGCCAGGCAACTACACTGTATGCCTCACGATTTCCAACGAGTATTGCAATGACAATGCTTCGCTGACCATAAATGTCACATCGCCACGCCCCATCGCAAACTTTACGTTTAATGTCAGCAGCGGCCCCGCCCCTCTCACCGTACAGTTCACGGATTTGTCGATCGGCGCCACGTCATGGCTGTGGAGTTTCGGCGATGGGAACACCTCAACCGACCAAAACCCGGTTCATACGTACTATACGCCAAATGGGGTGAGTCCACCATACACGGTACGCCTCACCGTGTCAAACGCTGTTGGCAACGATACGAAGGAGATGAAAGAGCTTATAAGTGTGGCTTATCCTCTACCAGTAGCCGACTTCGTGGCCAGCCCGACGTCGGGCGTCCTGCCGCTCACCGTCCGGTTCACCGATCGCTCCGTCCATGCCACCTCGCGGCTCTGGGACTTCGGCGACGACAACACCTCGACGGATGAGAATCCATCGCACACCTACTACGTGGCGGGCAACTACACCGTAAAGCTGACGGTCACCGGGCCTGGCGGCACCGCTAATAAGACCATGATTATCAGGGCGGGCGCCACGCCGAATTGCGACCTGGCCATTTCCGGCTCTGTAAGCACGATTGGCCAGGTAGTGTTCGCGAGAGAGCCTAACACAGTCTACGTGTACAACGTTAAGAATAATGGGCCGGAGCAATCCCCCCAGACGGAAATCGAGGTCAGGGCAAGCGACGGTTTCGTCGGAAGGACGACCGTCCCGCCGCTGGCGAGCGGAACGACGAAGACGATAACCATAAACGATACTACCGTCAGGTCATCTGCTGGCTCATCTATAACGTATACGGCTACCCTTGACCCTGACAACGTCGTCTCTGAGACGAACGAGTCCAATAACGTCAAGGCCAGCTCGGCCAAGAGCGTGGTGTATAACGGCTACAAGGGCAAGCGATACTGGGAAGGGGGCAGCGACGTTAAGACTGTAAAGGCTTACGATATACAGGGAGGCATCGTCTATTCTTTCGGAGATAGCGTCTACGTCTCGGGCAGTTTCGGGGCGAGCGGATGGAACAGCTACACGGTTAACTGGGCTGCCAGCGACCTAAAGATACCGGACAACGCGACCGTAAGGGAAGCGCGGCTCTACGTGCCGTATACCTGGGATGACAATGAGGTCGCCCCCGACCATGTACATATAACGTTTAATGGTCAGGTAGTACCCTACGAGCACTGGTACCACGACGTGAGCAACTTTGGAGCCTACTCCAACTATGTCTACGGGCTTTTAACGTATAACGTGACCCCGGCGTTCAAGAAAAATGCGAATAATAAGGCTTTATTCACGCGCGATGGCAGCCCGAACGAGAAGATATCGATGGCAGGATTTACCCTCGCCGTGGTTTACGAGGACGCAAGCACGACGAGAAAGCAGATATTCATGAACGAGGAGTTCGACCTGCTCGGCGCCGACCCGACGGGGTATGGCACGAACTCTTCGGAGGCAACCGCTTACGTCCCCTTTAGTGGCATGTCCATCGACACGGCCAACGTTTCGCGCGCATACCTGATAACTTTCGTGCCATGGGGCAACGGCCCCGAGGGTAACCTCCTTTTCAACGGTAACATCATAGCCTCGAATGTGTGGGACCATGGCCCTTCTTACGGGCCCCAGGTAGCCGTGGATAGCCGGGACGTTAAGCAATACCTTAAGTCCAGCGGCAACGAGGCGGGCATCCAGAGCACTGTTGGGTCCACTCCATGCATGGCCGCGGTGCAGGAGTTCCTAATCGTGGAGTACAACACGCCTGGAGCGGAGCCGGATGAGACGCTAAATGAGACCGTTACCATCGGCAAGGGTAACGCAGTAAACCCGGGCTCCACGCCTTCGACAGAAGAAGGGCCAGGCGAGAGTAGCGCTCCATCCGCGGTGCCAATGGCGACTACCAAGGCTCAGGACACTGCTAAAACGATTATGCTGATAATCCTGCTCATGATAACGATAACGACGGCTTCAGGCCTTATAATATACTATGTCATCAGCGGTGGCAAGGTGCCCCTCAAGGTGGGAATACCCATCATCATGGCCATCACGGTGCTATTATCGTTAATGGGGGGCTTTGTGGTCGGACAATCCTCTAATGGCGCCGCTGCTGGCAACACGACCATTTCGGGCGGTATCCATGGCGTGCCTAATGCCACTTTCTCGGTAGTGTCAGCTATACGGGACATCCAGGACGATAACGTATCAAATACGGCCCCGGATTACCCGGCCGACTTCCAGGCAGACAATGGCCTCCTGTTCGTTCATGAGAAGGGCGACCCCGTTAGATTGGATGGGCTAAGCATAAGGCTGGAGTCGAATGGCGAAGAGGTTACGATAGACTCGTCGGACACGATGCCTGAAGGCGCATGCACCTCTAAAAAGGCGTCACGATACATCGAGGAGATGGGGGATGGTGATGGCACCGTATCCACCGGCGAGTGGCTCATGCTATACGCGGATGGTTGCCTCGAGAGCGACAAGGGAAAGGCCATATCGTGGAGCATTAATGGAAAGCATCTCGAGCTTTACCAGGGAGATACTTGTAATTACACGATAGTGGATGACGCGTCAGGTGGCGTCATCCAGGAAGGCGAGTTCCAGTTTAGTGTATAG
- a CDS encoding ABC transporter substrate-binding protein, with product MRKQLLTRIAIFALIATFFVLLAVPAYAAGIPGDADQNGHLTRGELSSYIMSYMSGNGNINLHEVQDSAYIYVYWGGTSKTVKDSTNKTFTFNRPIRKIIPLTTQSFEMMRTLNSTDRIIAVPKYIVEDSFYYPGYQNYTNVGDTFTPDVEKIVSCNPDVVIVYTSTKAAVLDDKLKGTNITVMRFDFSKLSTYVDEINRLSDLLDKKDRANEYIAFYNEKVGRIQNVVATIPQNEKPRVYLEGDFGSGKNYQACGKAHGHDEMLTLAGGVNIFGDISYYQTVSPESVIKKNPQVIMKYKYPAGDINRNVNNTTDLQVIRNEVLSRPELQKVEAVKNGKVYVYDWYSTRGGAAYYLCIEQMAKWCYPDRFKDVNPRADYAEYLQKFQGLNIDLNHTGVFFYPES from the coding sequence ATGCGAAAACAACTCTTGACAAGAATAGCCATATTTGCGCTTATAGCCACGTTCTTCGTGCTGTTGGCTGTACCGGCATATGCGGCCGGAATACCCGGCGATGCTGACCAGAACGGCCACTTGACACGTGGCGAGCTCTCAAGCTATATCATGTCCTACATGTCAGGGAACGGCAACATAAACCTGCATGAAGTACAGGACAGCGCCTATATTTATGTATATTGGGGTGGTACCTCCAAGACTGTCAAAGACTCGACAAATAAGACGTTCACGTTCAACAGGCCAATCAGGAAAATCATCCCATTGACTACGCAGAGCTTCGAGATGATGAGGACGCTAAACTCGACCGATAGGATAATCGCAGTACCCAAATATATAGTTGAGGATAGTTTCTATTATCCTGGCTACCAGAACTATACGAACGTCGGCGACACGTTTACTCCAGACGTGGAAAAGATTGTATCGTGCAACCCGGACGTGGTCATCGTATACACTTCGACAAAAGCGGCCGTTCTAGACGATAAGTTAAAAGGCACGAATATTACGGTGATGAGGTTCGATTTCAGCAAATTATCCACATACGTAGATGAGATCAATAGACTGAGCGATCTCCTGGACAAAAAGGACCGAGCGAACGAGTACATTGCGTTCTATAATGAAAAGGTCGGCCGAATCCAAAACGTGGTCGCCACGATACCGCAGAATGAAAAGCCTAGAGTATACCTTGAGGGAGATTTCGGAAGCGGGAAGAACTATCAGGCCTGCGGTAAGGCCCATGGTCATGATGAGATGCTGACATTAGCGGGCGGCGTCAATATATTCGGAGACATCAGCTATTACCAGACGGTAAGCCCTGAATCCGTGATTAAAAAAAATCCGCAGGTAATCATGAAATATAAGTACCCTGCAGGCGATATCAACCGTAACGTAAATAATACGACCGACTTGCAAGTAATTAGAAATGAAGTGCTGTCAAGGCCCGAGCTTCAGAAAGTAGAAGCGGTGAAGAATGGTAAGGTATATGTGTATGATTGGTATTCCACGCGTGGTGGGGCGGCGTATTACCTCTGCATTGAGCAGATGGCCAAGTGGTGCTATCCCGACAGGTTCAAGGACGTGAACCCTCGAGCCGACTATGCGGAGTACCTGCAAAAGTTCCAAGGCCTGAATATCGACTTGAACCATACCGGAGTGTTCTTTTACCCGGAGAGCTAG
- a CDS encoding ABC transporter permease: MISDVYPYFKRDLVEWLRGKISVFTSLIMPATWLVFVGLTLPASFTDRYIDFITPGVLVMTVLFSSLDGGALLTYDKEFGLLTKFLTLPASRESILFGKMAFITFRGLLQSTVILLLALFLGARLPGLIGLAYTYIVLAALSLAISAMASTMALLLEDHGGYSAFSGLVGMPLFFASTAMIPYGSMPHWLSIVASLNPVSMAIDTIRATFTGNIIFTGTIKLTILAAIITGACIYIFRRATL; the protein is encoded by the coding sequence ATGATAAGCGACGTTTATCCATACTTTAAGAGAGACCTGGTAGAATGGCTGAGAGGTAAAATTAGCGTTTTTACCTCTCTTATTATGCCCGCGACATGGCTAGTCTTCGTGGGATTGACGCTTCCAGCCAGCTTTACGGATAGGTATATTGATTTCATAACGCCGGGGGTCCTGGTGATGACGGTATTGTTCAGCTCGCTTGATGGTGGAGCGCTTCTTACTTATGACAAGGAGTTCGGGCTCCTCACGAAATTTTTAACGCTTCCGGCATCGAGGGAGAGCATACTTTTCGGGAAGATGGCATTCATAACATTTCGTGGATTGCTTCAATCGACGGTAATATTGCTATTGGCGCTATTTCTCGGCGCCAGGCTGCCCGGACTCATCGGCCTTGCCTATACGTACATTGTTCTGGCGGCGCTAAGCCTCGCCATATCCGCTATGGCCAGCACCATGGCCCTCCTTCTCGAAGACCACGGGGGATACTCGGCGTTCAGCGGACTTGTGGGCATGCCCCTTTTCTTCGCCAGCACTGCCATGATACCATATGGCTCCATGCCACATTGGCTAAGTATTGTAGCCTCCCTGAACCCGGTAAGCATGGCAATAGATACTATAAGGGCCACATTCACAGGAAATATCATATTCACTGGCACAATTAAGCTTACAATTCTGGCGGCAATAATAACGGGAGCCTGCATATACATATTTAGAAGGGCGACGCTATGA